The Malus domestica chromosome 10, GDT2T_hap1 nucleotide sequence tgttgagagttgtccccaCATCGGTGAGTGTAAGGTTTGCTATGTGTTTATATGGTATTGAGCTACTCCACAtcttgccaattggttttatggtaaaacCTCAATTTCATTATAATATCAGAGCGAGTTGTCCTCGTGTGAAGTCAGACGGCCACACAcgctccacgtcacccagtcgttgtccacgtgtaggcttgaaaatccgccaCACGTGCGGGGGCGTGTtaagagttgtcccacatcggtgagggacaaggtttgctatgtgcttatatggtattgggctactccccatcttgccaattgattttatggtagaATCTCAATTTCATTAGTCTTGGCTGGTCATTTTCGATACGAGGCAGCTCAAACAAGGGTCACTTTTCACTCAGTTTTTTATGGTGGAATTTCAATTTCATTAGTCCTGGCTGGTCATTTTCCTTAGGAGGCAGCTCAAACAAGGGTCACTTTTCACTCAGGAAAGGACCCAGTGAGGGCCAAACCTTACCTGTCTTATTTATGGAAGATGAGCTTACTTACACATGGGATTGTCACTCTTCTTTTAAACGTGTTATCTAATTAGGTATTGTTTTGATATTTGAAGTTAATCACGCACTATCATGTGTAACTAAACCCCGCATTGTATAAATATTCAGGCTAATCACGCATTGTCTTTACGTTTGTTATGCGCTGTACTTTACAATGCATAAATGCCGCTCATGTGACGTTCCAAGTGCAGAGTGAAGTTCTCTCAATAGGGTTCTTCTAAGGGGGTAAAGACCACTGTACAAATCTCACAACAACATTAAAACCTGGAACAGGTATAATTGCAGAATATTGTCTTAGCAATTCCCATTTCATATAAATCACCTGACTGATTTCACACAAAGAATCACAATCACTAAACAGTGTTTACATCACTTTCACTGGGGAAGGAGGGCAAGTTACTGCTTAAGCTTACTTTTACAGTATGGAATAATTTAACCCCCTCGTAACTTTTACTCCTCTAATCTACTTCCTCTTCAACTTCTTCCCCTCCCCTGCTCTCTGAGACCAAAACCCTAGAGGAGGGTGGGATATTTGGGAAGTTGGATTTTAGAAAGCTTCAAAAACTGGAAATATAAAGCTTACATAAAAAACTTCCCCCACACTCATTGCTTTGTTTGCAAGAAAACTATATGAACTTCATATGTCTCAAGCTACGCTTCCATGATCCGAGGCATCTTCGTAGTAATAGGGTGACAATTTCCCCTCCTTTTTAGCAGCCTGGGGATGTTTCTCTGTGCCAACTTCTTGCAACAATTTCACTACTCGTCTCATGGACGGACGATTAATTGGGAGAGGGCTGGTGCAGAGGAGGCCAATGTTGAGGACCTTGCCGACTTCTTCCTTGTAACAAGATTCAAGTTTTGGGTCAACCACACTGTCTACTCCTTTCTGATCCAATGCGGTGCAGACCCACTTCACCAAGTCCTTTTCTCCGAACTCTGGGTCGACTGGGAGTCTCCCGGTCACCAGCTCCAGAATAACCACGCCGAAACTGTATATATCGCTCTTCTCATTCACTCTGAGAGTGTATGCATATTCTGCAACAAGATTACATTTACATTATTAGAATGGCGGGGTAAAAATTTAACTAATGTAAGTAGACAACGTGAAATGTCAGTTTCAAAATCTAAAATCTCAACAAGAAGATCAACATACAATACGAATTCAACTAAACTTAATCGGAAATTTGTTCAGTAAGAAAATTTTCTGACTAACCTGGAGCAATGTAACCACAAGAACCTGTAATGCCCGACATGGATTGAGGCCCTTTACCAGTCACATCAACCACCTTGGCTACTCCAAAATCCGCCACTCGCGCTCCAAAATCGCCGTCCAACAATATGTTGTTGGATTTCACATCTCTATGAACAATCGCAGGAACGCAATCATGGTGCAGATAAGAAAGACCCTCTGCTGCATCCAGAGCTATCTTAAACCTTGTAGGCCAATCCAGCAACCCTCCTTTGATGCTATGCAACATATCACCGAGACTGCCATTTTGCATATACTCATAAACCAAGAGCTTGCAGTCCCTAGTAGTGCaacaacaccaaagcttcacaatGTTCTTGTGCCTAATCCTCCCCAAAGTCTCCACCTCCGCCTCAAAGCCGTCGTCTTGGACCCAACCTTTCTCAACATCGCCAGCTTCGCACTCCTGCACTTTCCCTCCCCAAAGCTTCTTCACTGCAACAACCTCTCCACTGCTCAGCATAACCTTGTACACCTTCCCGGACGCCCCGCTACCAATCACATTATCTTCATCAAGGCAATCCAAGATCTCATACTCACTAAAACCCAGTTTGTGAAACGACATCAGCGTCCATTTGGATTTGTCTATCGTTCGGTTCGCCTTCTTGAAGTTCTTGTACTTCAAGTAAAACCAGACCACCCCCACAACAAATACTAAACCAGATAGAATGAAGATGCACCTAAGCAACCATAGGTACCCCTGACTTTTAACCTCAGCTTTGCCATCACATAAGCCATCCAAATCTCCACAAAGACCAGGATTTCCCAGAAAGCTACTCCTATAAATTTCCTTAGCAAATAAGGGTGGAAGCTCACCTGAGAGCCGATTGTTGGACAAATTAAACACATTGAGCTTCATATTCTGCAACCCAAATGGGATTTTCCCGGAAAATCGATTCCCGGAAAGATCAAGGTAATTAAGCACGGATAAGTTCCCAATCCCATCTGGGATTTTCCCGGAAAGTTGGTTACTTGCTAGATTGAGCTCGTTGAGTTTCGTCCAAGACTGGATCCCAATTGGAAGCTCACCCGAGATTTCGTTACTGTGGAGGTCCAGAGTCCCGAGCTGCCCGAGTCTCACAATGCTCTCCGGCAACGGCCCATTGAACTTATTTTCGCCACCGGAAAACTCCATAAGATTCTCCACCCACCCAATCTCCTCCGGTATCTGACCCGAAAACTTGTTCTTCGCTACGATTAATAGCGAGAGGTTCGTGGCTCCGGCAATGGTCTTCGATATCGCCCCAGAAAGCTCATTCTCAACGAGCTCCATCAAGTACACGCGCGGCAGCCCCCAGAAGCCCGCCGGAACTTCCCCACTTAACCGGTTGTGACCCAATCGAACCCGGGTCAAGCTCTGGCACTCACCCAACCTCACCGGGATCCCACCGGAAAACTCATTGTGTATCATCAAGAGCTCTTCCATTTGTCGCTTCTCGCAAAGACTCGCCGGAATGGTGCCAGTGAACTGGTTGCTAGACACGTCGAGCCACTTGAGAGGGGAGTTCTTCCCGAGATTTTGGGGAAGCTCGCCGGAGAGCTTGTTTCGGAAGAGCCTGAGCTCGTACAAGTTAGGCGAGTTCGCAATGCTCGCCGGCACGCTCCCCTCGAAGTTGTTCTCGTAAAGGTTGAGGCTTTCGAGCGGCAACCGGCAGAGCTCGTCAGGAATTGGCCCGCTCAGCTGGTTCATGGACGCGTCGAGGAGTCTCAGCCGGGTCAATTTAGACATTCCGGGCGGCAGCTTGCCGGTTAATGAGTTGTTGTAGAGCTCAATCTGAACGACGCTGGTCAGCTCGCTGAGCGACGGCGGAATCCGGCCGGTTAAGCCGTTGATGGCGAGGTCCAaatccttgaggtttttgagaCGACCCAGCGAGTCGGGAATCTCGCCAACTATGTTGCACTCGGTGAGCCAGAGCACCTCGAGGTTCGTCAGATTGCCGAGCTCCGCCGGGATCCGACCCGGGAGAAACGGGTTGTAggaaaggttgagcattttcAGGGTGGAAATGTTGCCGAGAAACGGGGGTATGGTGCCTTCAATGAGATTGTAGACGAGAGAGAGGACCTCGAGTTTCTGGAAGCGGCCGAAGGAGTCGGGAATTGGTCCGGAGAAGTTGTTTCCGGTGAGGTCGAGGTATTTGAGGTTGGGGAGGTCAGGGAGGGTGGCGGGGAGGGCGCCGGTGAGAAGGTTCTGGGAGAGGTCAAGGTGCTCGAGATTTTGACAAGTGGAGAGTGAGGGAGGGAGGGTGGAGTTGATGGAGTTGTTGTAGAGGGAGAGGTGGGTGAGGTTGGGGAGGCGGCAGAGGACGGTGGGGAAAGGGCCGGCGAGGTTGGCGCTGGGGAGGT carries:
- the LOC103446370 gene encoding receptor-like protein kinase HSL1, which codes for MLLFLLPLLLLLPPLPTTLSLNQEGLYLQHFKLSLDDPDSALDSWNDADSTPCNWLGVKCDDASSSSPVVRSLDLPSANLAGPFPTVLCRLPNLTHLSLYNNSINSTLPPSLSTCQNLEHLDLSQNLLTGALPATLPDLPNLKYLDLTGNNFSGPIPDSFGRFQKLEVLSLVYNLIEGTIPPFLGNISTLKMLNLSYNPFLPGRIPAELGNLTNLEVLWLTECNIVGEIPDSLGRLKNLKDLDLAINGLTGRIPPSLSELTSVVQIELYNNSLTGKLPPGMSKLTRLRLLDASMNQLSGPIPDELCRLPLESLNLYENNFEGSVPASIANSPNLYELRLFRNKLSGELPQNLGKNSPLKWLDVSSNQFTGTIPASLCEKRQMEELLMIHNEFSGGIPVRLGECQSLTRVRLGHNRLSGEVPAGFWGLPRVYLMELVENELSGAISKTIAGATNLSLLIVAKNKFSGQIPEEIGWVENLMEFSGGENKFNGPLPESIVRLGQLGTLDLHSNEISGELPIGIQSWTKLNELNLASNQLSGKIPDGIGNLSVLNYLDLSGNRFSGKIPFGLQNMKLNVFNLSNNRLSGELPPLFAKEIYRSSFLGNPGLCGDLDGLCDGKAEVKSQGYLWLLRCIFILSGLVFVVGVVWFYLKYKNFKKANRTIDKSKWTLMSFHKLGFSEYEILDCLDEDNVIGSGASGKVYKVMLSSGEVVAVKKLWGGKVQECEAGDVEKGWVQDDGFEAEVETLGRIRHKNIVKLWCCCTTRDCKLLVYEYMQNGSLGDMLHSIKGGLLDWPTRFKIALDAAEGLSYLHHDCVPAIVHRDVKSNNILLDGDFGARVADFGVAKVVDVTGKGPQSMSGITGSCGYIAPEYAYTLRVNEKSDIYSFGVVILELVTGRLPVDPEFGEKDLVKWVCTALDQKGVDSVVDPKLESCYKEEVGKVLNIGLLCTSPLPINRPSMRRVVKLLQEVGTEKHPQAAKKEGKLSPYYYEDASDHGSVA